The genomic interval ATCAGAACCGTCCCGGTATTTCTCCAGGCAGTTTTGGAATGGCGCAATGGGTTAGCAGAGTGAGGACACAATTGTGCCCCATCCTGTGAGGGTAGGAATCTATTTCTTTATATTCTTCTTGTCTTTGTCTATCGTATTTGGAATAATTATCCGAATAAAGTCTGCCTCGAATCTTTTGGCTCCCCGGGTAGGACTCGCCTTCTTCACTTACCCTTCACTCCCCTCTCATCAGGCTGGGCGCTCATCAGGATTACTCCCCATTTATGGCAATTCTCTCCTGACATATTCAAGAAATCTTTTACAGTCTTTCCCTTCTGGAAAAATTTGAATACCCTTGTCAACTTCAGAAATAATCCTTAAATTTTTCTTTTGTTTCATTTCCTGTTCCGTTAAGATGTAAGGAGCTAATCTATTACCATACGCCTCAAAACATATGTTTGATAATTTCTCTATTTGAGGCTCGAGTTTTTCTTTACTTTGCTTATCTTTAACTAAGACAAGGACATCTATATCACTATTTATCCTTTCTGAACCTTCTGCTATTGATCCAAACAAAACCACTCTTTTAATCAAAGTCTCAGATAAATTTCTTAATAGTATCTTTTTCAAGTCTTCTAAAGGTTTCTTGATGCTTGAAACTCCCTTAATCAATTCAGATAGAACTCTAAAGGCATAGCTTTTGCGGTTTACCCTCCATAAATGAGCTTTTCCAATAGTAACAAAATTTACGAAGTTCAATTCAGCAAGGTCTCGCATAGTTCTATTTACACTCATATGAGAGACTTTTAAAATAGAGGCTATTTCCCTTTCGCTCATAGAAGCTTCATGAGTTAATAGAAACTTTATAATTTTTACCTTTGTTTTTGAGTTTAATACATCCAACAGCGAAATATGAAATTTCATATTAGTCTCCTTGTAACATATCTGTTACAAGTGTAACATATCTAAAAAATTTGTCAAGGGTTTTTCTCCTCCCAAAATTTTCCTACCAAATGTTCCAGAATGTCCTTCAAAGATTCTTAAAAGGATTTGCCGACAAAAGCGGGAATCTGCGAGCCAATAAGGGTGAGGATTAAAGCGAGGTCGCCGAGTGCACGAGTGCGAGGCGGGCGAGCGTTAAAAGATTTGGTTCGAAACGATAAATTTGGCTCCGCGAGAGGACCAAGAATCCGAACTTTTTCCTTGACCTTCATTTTTGGCCTTGCAAATACAAGGAAAAACAGACGATTTCAGTTTCAGCATGAGTCAAACTGACCCAAAATAAAACAAGTGTAGTAAAGGTCAGAATTATTACTCTAAACATATTTATTTTAACTGACTTATTACTTCCTTCCAATTTTAAGTGCAACACGAATTATGTCTCGCCGTGAAACAATGCCAACTACTTTGCCTTCTTCTACAATAGGAACTCTCCTGAATTGACGGTGTCCAATAGCTAAAGCGATTGAATCAACATCTGCATCTGGCGGGAAGCTTATTACATTCTTTGACATTGCTTCTTTAACTTTAGTATTATGCAGATTCCCACTGAACGCAAAATTGAGAATATCTTTTTCTGATATTATCCCGATCATTTCCCCTTTAGAGCCTATAACTGGCATTCCACTAATCTCTTTCGCCATCAGAAGTTCAATTGCATCTGCCAGCGTAGCATCGGGACTGATGGTTATCACTTCCTTTGTCATAACATCTTTTGCTTTTAACATTTTCATCCACCTCCTGACAAATAGGGACAGCGACCATTTTCTACTTATTTCTTCGGACTGCCGCGTGGTAAAGGTCTTAATTTTCTATCGAACAGTTTTTCAATCTTTGTCGTAAAAGTACTATTGCGCAACGGCCTTACATACGTTAAGAAAAATGGTCGCTGTCCCTATTTTTAAAAATGATAAAATTGGCTCCCCGGGTTGGATTCGAACCAACAACCCTCCGGTTACAAGTAGCCCCTACGTTTCCGTAAGGCTTGGACTATCTCTTTACCCCGTAAAGATATTTTTTCCGGGGTAGTGAGCGCTTCCCATAAACCTGCTTCGGTTTACAGTACTCCTTTTTCAAGGATAGTCTCTGCACCTTTCCCGACATGATGTCGGGACTTGGCTCAGGATTACCATCCCTAGCCCCCATGGGGCTTAGGGTACAGGCTTCCCTGAATTCACCCACTTTTTCAATCCCAATTGCTTGGGAAAGCTGCCAAAGACAGCCGGATGCTCCACCGTTGAGCTACCGGGGAACCGTATATTCAATTAGAAAGCAGAGCTTTCGCTCTGCTGCTACAAGCTATTATCCCTCCCTTTCGGGAGGAGTCCAGAACCCAATTATTGGGGTT from bacterium carries:
- a CDS encoding nucleotidyltransferase domain-containing protein, yielding MKFHISLLDVLNSKTKVKIIKFLLTHEASMSEREIASILKVSHMSVNRTMRDLAELNFVNFVTIGKAHLWRVNRKSYAFRVLSELIKGVSSIKKPLEDLKKILLRNLSETLIKRVVLFGSIAEGSERINSDIDVLVLVKDKQSKEKLEPQIEKLSNICFEAYGNRLAPYILTEQEMKQKKNLRIISEVDKGIQIFPEGKDCKRFLEYVRRELP
- a CDS encoding CBS domain-containing protein; translated protein: MLKAKDVMTKEVITISPDATLADAIELLMAKEISGMPVIGSKGEMIGIISEKDILNFAFSGNLHNTKVKEAMSKNVISFPPDADVDSIALAIGHRQFRRVPIVEEGKVVGIVSRRDIIRVALKIGRK